The following proteins are co-located in the Spinactinospora alkalitolerans genome:
- a CDS encoding alpha-(1->3)-arabinofuranosyltransferase, producing MTPGSAGAGPDGALLHRLKLFAVCLLLCAVAFSLDPTKIVGDTKIDLTIDPFGFLERALHLWDGSYFGQLQNQAYGYFFPNGPFHALFIALDMPEWVVQRLWMAVLMCAAFLGTVRLAGAFGIGTSHTRIVAGVAYALAPRVLTLLSYNSAELQPTMLLPWVLLPLVHGAARGASPMRAAMLSGLAFLFCGGTNAASELAVLVVPLLYLLTRAKGPRRRRLLGWWLAAILLVSFWWLVPLLLMGRYVFSFMPFTEDAATTTSVTSLVNALRGTSNWMGYVPAQGEVALPAGSELANTPWLILVTALVAGLGLVGLVDRRLPERLFLIVSVLTGTAIVVAGHTGDLTGPLAPFMQAMFDGALSPFRNIHKFDALIRLPLVLGLAHLPTAVAGRAAGRIGPLRVPAVPRGTARRAAAGACAVAVLATLTPLATVGGATRGGFARIPDHWYEVTDWIDAQGGGGMTMAVPGSARGEYLWGRPMDEPMQPLLESSWTNHQIIPWGSAGVSRLTQEIDQRISSGRGSEGLADTLARMGVRYLIVRNDLERSGNNGGWPARVHQALGDSPGIDHVRAFGPVVGSLDPLPAARWYDQPYRAVDVYAVRDAAPPVGTVPKDGALRVTGGPEALLALAEQGLLNDDRPVLLGDDPGAERIGPDDTVVTDTARRREVVYSDVRRNVTNTLTADEERRDAPAPDVMDPAWRPYTSVAAYDGIASVTASSSEAGASAGAGTRDPGRMPYAALDDAENTSWRSSGFKGANGEWLEIEFTEPRDVSGLTAAFEQIPGEPPPSEVTVATDTGSTSVAVDGSAEPQELTAPPGRTSTLRIRVDELAWEPEYRFGTRVGITSITVPGLEPGRTVEVPGVPGGAGTTVLTGSVGTAPGCMEGSKVWVCNRDLAVQGEGAHTVDRSFTLSEGAAGGEQVVSGQVVAADPGAVANAANRAGGHLEVTASSTSVRHPAAMGRNAFDDDPATVWYPDPGEATPSLDVELGERVRLNGIQVDFPRADSVTRPVKVTVETGSTVREGWLDGSGRLAFDPVRTDELTVTFDPPEGQPLEVRRIALPDVEPLERVGDEPVRSACGLGPALRVNGSRVDTRIVGGTLEDQFAGRPLEYESCTDLTLSEGRNRVVVEAGNQYRVRSAVVRDADVGERAPVTMAGVQAMAEWGPGERRFTVSGQNAEEDSYLVVNENFNEGWEATVEGRDAPLTPVRLDGWKQAWELPAGTAGTVTLRYTPDAAYHAALVVGGVLALAVAVLALARPRRGRASPASLALPSAVPARLRTPLLVPLALLFGLWVAGAAGVAVIGAALSAAWWAARRPADTKRHARERRPDAVTAVLRRAAGPWTALFSLGLAGLSLAAGTYLGIHLPFHDISGLLSEPLRGWVPQVLCLPALARVVVSLGRFDRPGRRSPRAPARRGARALPESVPEEVRA from the coding sequence GTGACGCCGGGGTCCGCCGGTGCCGGGCCGGACGGCGCGCTGCTGCACCGGCTCAAGCTGTTCGCCGTCTGCCTGCTGCTCTGCGCCGTGGCGTTCAGCCTGGACCCGACGAAGATCGTCGGCGACACCAAGATCGACCTGACGATCGACCCGTTCGGCTTCCTGGAACGGGCGCTGCACCTGTGGGACGGCTCCTACTTCGGGCAGTTGCAGAACCAGGCCTACGGCTACTTCTTCCCCAACGGGCCCTTCCACGCGCTGTTCATCGCGCTGGACATGCCCGAATGGGTGGTGCAGCGGCTGTGGATGGCCGTGCTGATGTGCGCGGCGTTCCTCGGCACGGTCCGGTTGGCCGGCGCGTTCGGCATCGGCACCTCCCACACCCGGATCGTCGCCGGGGTCGCCTACGCGCTCGCGCCCCGCGTGCTGACCCTGCTCTCCTACAACTCCGCCGAGCTCCAGCCCACGATGCTGCTGCCGTGGGTGCTGCTGCCGCTGGTGCACGGGGCCGCGCGGGGCGCCTCTCCGATGCGCGCGGCGATGCTGTCGGGCCTGGCGTTCCTGTTCTGCGGCGGCACCAACGCCGCGTCGGAGCTGGCGGTGCTGGTCGTGCCGCTGCTGTACCTGCTGACCCGGGCCAAGGGGCCGCGCAGGCGGCGGCTGCTGGGCTGGTGGCTGGCGGCGATCCTCCTGGTGTCGTTCTGGTGGCTGGTCCCGCTGCTGCTCATGGGCCGCTACGTGTTCTCGTTCATGCCCTTCACCGAGGACGCCGCGACCACCACGAGCGTGACCTCACTGGTCAACGCGCTACGCGGCACGTCCAACTGGATGGGCTACGTGCCGGCCCAGGGCGAGGTCGCGCTGCCCGCCGGCTCCGAACTGGCCAACACCCCGTGGCTCATCCTGGTCACCGCGCTCGTCGCCGGGCTCGGACTGGTCGGGCTGGTCGACCGGCGGCTGCCGGAGCGGCTGTTCCTGATCGTCTCGGTGCTCACCGGCACCGCGATCGTCGTGGCCGGCCACACCGGGGACCTCACCGGACCGCTCGCGCCGTTCATGCAGGCCATGTTCGACGGCGCGCTCAGCCCGTTCCGCAACATCCACAAGTTCGACGCCCTCATCCGGCTGCCGCTCGTGCTGGGCCTGGCCCACCTGCCGACGGCCGTCGCCGGACGCGCCGCCGGGCGCATCGGCCCGCTGCGCGTCCCGGCGGTGCCGCGCGGCACCGCCCGGCGCGCCGCCGCGGGAGCGTGCGCGGTCGCGGTGCTGGCCACCCTGACCCCGCTGGCCACGGTCGGCGGCGCGACCCGCGGCGGATTCGCCCGGATCCCCGACCACTGGTACGAGGTCACCGACTGGATCGACGCCCAGGGCGGCGGCGGCATGACCATGGCCGTCCCCGGCTCCGCGCGCGGCGAGTACCTGTGGGGCCGCCCGATGGACGAGCCCATGCAGCCGCTGCTGGAGAGCTCCTGGACCAACCACCAGATCATCCCGTGGGGCTCGGCCGGCGTCTCGCGGCTCACCCAGGAGATCGACCAGCGGATCTCCTCCGGGCGCGGCTCCGAGGGGCTCGCCGACACGCTCGCCCGCATGGGGGTGCGGTACCTGATCGTCCGCAACGACCTGGAGCGCAGCGGCAACAACGGCGGCTGGCCGGCCCGCGTCCACCAGGCGCTGGGGGACTCGCCCGGCATCGACCACGTGCGCGCCTTCGGCCCCGTCGTCGGCTCGCTCGACCCCCTGCCGGCCGCCCGCTGGTACGACCAGCCCTACCGGGCCGTCGACGTCTACGCCGTGCGCGACGCCGCGCCGCCGGTCGGCACGGTGCCCAAGGACGGGGCGCTGCGGGTGACCGGGGGACCGGAGGCCCTGCTCGCACTGGCCGAGCAGGGCCTGCTCAACGACGACCGCCCGGTGCTTCTGGGCGACGACCCCGGCGCCGAGCGGATCGGGCCGGACGACACCGTCGTCACCGACACCGCGCGCCGCCGCGAGGTCGTCTACTCCGACGTGCGGCGCAACGTCACCAACACGCTGACCGCCGACGAGGAGCGGCGCGACGCGCCGGCTCCCGACGTCATGGACCCCGCCTGGCGGCCCTACACCTCGGTGGCCGCCTACGACGGCATCGCCTCGGTCACCGCGTCGTCGTCGGAGGCCGGCGCGTCGGCCGGCGCGGGCACCCGCGACCCCGGCCGGATGCCCTACGCCGCGCTGGACGACGCCGAGAACACCTCGTGGCGCTCCAGCGGCTTCAAGGGGGCCAACGGCGAGTGGCTGGAGATCGAGTTCACCGAGCCGCGCGACGTCAGCGGGCTGACCGCGGCGTTCGAGCAGATCCCCGGCGAGCCCCCGCCCTCGGAGGTCACCGTGGCCACCGACACCGGCAGCACCTCGGTCGCGGTCGACGGCTCGGCCGAACCGCAGGAGCTCACCGCCCCGCCGGGGCGCACGTCGACGCTGCGGATCCGCGTCGACGAGCTCGCCTGGGAGCCGGAGTACCGCTTCGGCACCCGGGTCGGCATCACCTCGATCACCGTTCCAGGGCTGGAGCCGGGGCGCACCGTCGAGGTCCCCGGCGTGCCCGGCGGCGCCGGCACCACCGTGCTCACCGGCTCCGTCGGCACCGCACCCGGCTGCATGGAGGGCTCGAAGGTCTGGGTGTGCAACCGCGACCTGGCCGTCCAGGGCGAGGGCGCCCACACCGTCGACCGCTCCTTCACGCTGTCGGAGGGCGCGGCAGGCGGCGAGCAGGTCGTCAGCGGCCAGGTCGTCGCCGCCGACCCCGGCGCGGTGGCGAACGCGGCCAACCGGGCCGGCGGCCACCTCGAGGTCACCGCGTCCTCGACCTCGGTGCGGCACCCGGCCGCGATGGGCCGCAACGCCTTCGACGACGACCCGGCCACCGTCTGGTACCCCGACCCCGGCGAGGCGACGCCGTCGCTGGATGTGGAGCTGGGCGAGCGCGTCCGGCTCAACGGAATCCAGGTGGACTTCCCCCGCGCCGACAGCGTCACCAGGCCGGTCAAGGTCACCGTCGAGACCGGCTCGACCGTGCGCGAGGGCTGGCTCGACGGCAGCGGCCGACTGGCCTTCGACCCGGTCAGGACCGACGAGCTGACCGTCACCTTCGACCCGCCCGAAGGGCAGCCGCTGGAGGTGCGGCGGATCGCGCTGCCCGACGTGGAGCCGTTGGAGCGGGTCGGGGACGAGCCCGTGCGCTCGGCGTGCGGCCTGGGCCCGGCGCTGCGGGTGAACGGTTCGCGCGTGGACACCCGCATCGTCGGCGGGACGCTGGAGGACCAGTTCGCCGGGCGGCCGCTGGAGTACGAGAGCTGCACCGACCTGACCCTGTCCGAAGGGCGCAACCGGGTCGTGGTCGAGGCCGGCAACCAGTACCGGGTGCGCTCGGCCGTCGTGCGCGACGCCGACGTCGGCGAGCGCGCGCCGGTGACCATGGCCGGCGTGCAGGCGATGGCGGAGTGGGGCCCGGGCGAGCGCCGGTTCACCGTGAGCGGTCAGAACGCCGAGGAGGACTCCTACCTCGTCGTCAACGAGAACTTCAACGAGGGCTGGGAGGCCACCGTCGAAGGGAGGGACGCCCCGCTGACCCCGGTGCGCCTGGACGGCTGGAAGCAGGCGTGGGAGCTGCCCGCGGGCACCGCCGGAACGGTGACCCTGCGCTACACCCCCGACGCCGCCTACCACGCCGCCCTCGTCGTGGGCGGGGTGCTCGCGCTGGCGGTCGCGGTGCTGGCCCTGGCGCGGCCGCGCCGCGGGCGGGCGTCCCCGGCGTCGCTCGCGCTGCCCTCGGCCGTCCCCGCGCGCCTGCGCACGCCCCTGCTCGTCCCGCTCGCGCTGCTGTTCGGCCTGTGGGTGGCCGGGGCGGCCGGCGTCGCGGTCATCGGCGCCGCGCTGTCCGCCGCGTGGTGGGCGGCGCGCCGCCCGGCCGATACCAAGCGGCACGCCAGGGAGCGGCGGCCCGATGCGGTGACGGCCGTGCTGCGCCGCGCGGCCGGGCCGTGGACCGCCCTGTTCTCGCTCGGACTGGCCGGGCTGTCCCTGGCCGCGGGCACCTACCTCGGGATCCACCTGCCGTTCCACGACATCAGCGGCCTGCTGTCGGAGCCGCTGCGCGGCTGGGTGCCGCAGGTGCTGTGCCTGCCCGCGCTGGCCAGGGTCGTCGTCTCCCTCGGCCGGTTCGACCGGCCCGGGCGCCGTTCCCCGCGCGCACCGGCGCGGCGCGGCGCGCGGGCGCTGCCCGAGTCCGTCCCCGAGGAGGTGCGGGCGTGA
- a CDS encoding class I SAM-dependent methyltransferase — MSLDEVRRDWTRLGSAEPLWAVCVDPTKRGGGWDDEDFLASGAAEIDGAVERLAELGIAPGRGRALDFGCGAGRLSNALAAHFDAVVGVDISAPMLAEARRLDRSGGRIEFRLNDAPDLGTLDSDSFDLVYTDLVLQHLPPELARGYLSEFARVVRPGGAMVIGVPARERRTFKGLVFRYAPLALIRFGQRALLRYPAPMRMHTLAPERLRALMAERGARVVHSEEYWGGDHWQHLRHFVTVDASGEPA; from the coding sequence ATGAGCCTCGACGAAGTCCGCAGGGACTGGACCCGGCTCGGATCGGCCGAACCGCTGTGGGCGGTCTGCGTCGATCCTACGAAGCGCGGCGGCGGCTGGGACGACGAGGACTTCCTCGCCTCCGGCGCGGCCGAGATCGACGGTGCGGTCGAACGACTGGCCGAACTGGGCATCGCGCCGGGGCGCGGCCGCGCCCTCGACTTCGGCTGCGGCGCCGGCCGGCTGTCCAACGCGCTGGCCGCGCACTTCGACGCGGTCGTCGGCGTGGACATCTCCGCCCCGATGCTGGCCGAGGCGCGCCGCCTGGACCGCAGCGGCGGCCGGATCGAGTTCCGGCTCAACGACGCCCCCGACCTGGGGACGCTGGACTCCGACTCCTTCGACCTCGTCTACACCGACCTCGTCCTGCAGCATCTGCCGCCCGAACTGGCGCGCGGCTACCTCTCGGAGTTCGCCCGCGTGGTCCGGCCGGGCGGGGCCATGGTGATCGGCGTGCCCGCCCGTGAGCGCCGCACGTTCAAGGGCCTGGTCTTCCGCTACGCCCCGCTGGCGCTGATCCGCTTCGGCCAGCGCGCGCTCCTGCGCTACCCCGCTCCGATGCGCATGCACACCCTCGCGCCGGAGCGGCTGCGCGCGCTCATGGCGGAGCGCGGCGCCCGCGTCGTGCACTCGGAGGAGTACTGGGGCGGCGACCACTGGCAGCACCTGCGCCACTTCGTCACCGTCGACGCGTCCGGGGAGCCGGCATGA
- a CDS encoding PIN domain nuclease, protein MTGYLADKSALARMHLEPVATVLEPLIRRGLVHVCSVTEIELLYSARDIDDYRELKTEIRCSYPWSPTGEHLWQRALEIQEELAARGHHRCAGVPDLLIAATAEQHGLTVVHYDSDFDTISQVTGQITEWVVPAGTV, encoded by the coding sequence GTGACCGGCTACCTCGCAGACAAGAGCGCACTTGCCAGAATGCATCTCGAACCAGTGGCCACGGTGCTGGAACCACTCATCCGACGCGGACTGGTCCACGTCTGCTCCGTGACGGAGATCGAGCTGTTGTATTCCGCGCGCGACATCGACGACTACCGGGAGCTCAAGACCGAGATTCGCTGTTCCTATCCCTGGTCTCCAACAGGGGAGCACCTCTGGCAACGAGCACTGGAGATCCAGGAGGAGCTGGCCGCACGAGGGCATCACCGCTGTGCCGGGGTTCCGGATCTGCTCATCGCCGCCACCGCGGAGCAGCATGGACTCACGGTTGTGCATTATGACTCTGATTTCGACACGATTTCCCAGGTCACCGGGCAGATCACCGAGTGGGTGGTACCGGCGGGCACCGTCTAA
- a CDS encoding type II toxin-antitoxin system VapB family antitoxin, translating into MAKTSIDISMDKARIAQEVLGTTTLKATVDAALDAVIREAAREKFITRAKSGAFAELLDPGVEQKIWS; encoded by the coding sequence ATGGCAAAGACCAGTATTGATATCAGCATGGACAAAGCCCGCATCGCCCAGGAGGTGCTGGGCACCACCACGCTGAAGGCGACAGTGGACGCCGCCTTGGACGCGGTGATCCGCGAAGCGGCCCGGGAGAAGTTCATCACCCGCGCCAAGTCCGGGGCGTTCGCCGAGCTCCTCGATCCCGGGGTCGAACAGAAGATCTGGTCGTGA
- a CDS encoding decaprenyl-phosphate phosphoribosyltransferase has product MGEPTSAPTAARAAPPAPAAGGIPLRARAAGVLRACRPKQWLKNLLVFAAPGAAGALTDPDALARSLLAFALFCVAAAGTYLLNDARDVEADRRHERKRHRPVAAGTVPVPLAVGLGCVLVVAAPLAAVPTGNSPLLAVLVGYLVLTAGYTLWLKHVPVCDIVAVAGCHVLRALAGGVAIGVPITSWFLIVVSLGALLVVTGKREAELRNPDSGGSRATLTQYSVGYLTQVRTMASGAMIVTYCLWALEHHEGAALGFHAASIVPFIMFVLRHHLLVDRGVGEEPEEIALHDRPTQLYLVALVGLVGLGIHFG; this is encoded by the coding sequence ATGGGCGAGCCGACCTCCGCACCCACGGCGGCGCGGGCCGCGCCCCCGGCACCGGCGGCGGGCGGGATCCCCCTGCGCGCCCGTGCCGCGGGCGTGCTGCGCGCCTGCCGTCCCAAGCAGTGGCTGAAGAACCTCCTCGTCTTCGCCGCGCCGGGGGCGGCGGGCGCGCTCACGGACCCGGACGCGCTCGCCCGATCGCTGCTGGCGTTCGCGCTCTTCTGCGTCGCCGCGGCGGGGACCTACCTGCTCAACGACGCCAGGGACGTCGAGGCCGACCGCAGGCACGAGCGCAAGCGGCACCGGCCCGTCGCCGCGGGGACCGTGCCCGTCCCGCTCGCGGTGGGCCTGGGCTGCGTCCTCGTGGTCGCCGCGCCGCTGGCGGCCGTGCCGACGGGCAACAGCCCGCTGCTGGCGGTCCTGGTCGGCTACCTGGTCCTGACGGCCGGCTACACGCTGTGGCTCAAGCACGTCCCCGTCTGCGACATCGTCGCGGTGGCCGGCTGCCACGTGCTGCGCGCGCTCGCCGGCGGGGTCGCGATCGGGGTGCCCATCACGAGCTGGTTCCTGATCGTGGTCTCGCTCGGGGCGCTGCTGGTCGTGACCGGCAAGCGCGAGGCGGAGCTGCGCAATCCCGACAGCGGGGGCTCCCGCGCCACGCTCACCCAGTACTCGGTGGGCTACCTGACGCAGGTGCGCACCATGGCGTCGGGGGCGATGATCGTCACCTACTGCCTGTGGGCGCTGGAGCACCACGAGGGAGCCGCGCTGGGCTTCCACGCCGCGAGTATCGTCCCCTTCATCATGTTCGTGCTCCGGCACCACCTGCTGGTGGACCGGGGCGTCGGCGAGGAGCCGGAGGAGATCGCGCTGCACGACCGGCCGACGCAGCTCTACCTCGTGGCGCTGGTCGGACTCGTCGGACTGGGCATCCA
- a CDS encoding class I SAM-dependent methyltransferase gives MSLLHRPGGGTAPFRATLGRSVRLFSAFRREQSDPDLFYGTLARDTVAQLCGYTDLDGALLVDVGGGPGYFADALRAAGARCVCVDADAGEMRLRGGELPDTALLGSALDLPVRTGSVDVCFSSNVLEHVPDPARMADEMVRVTRPGGLVYLSYTLWLSPWGGHETSPWHYFGGDYAARRFTRRNGRRPKNDYGSTMFAVSARAMLAWARRRTDVEVVEVLPRYLPSWLKPVVRVPGLREVVTWNLLLVLRKR, from the coding sequence ATGAGTCTCCTGCACCGCCCCGGCGGCGGCACCGCCCCGTTCCGCGCCACGCTGGGGCGCTCGGTCCGGCTCTTCTCGGCGTTTCGCAGGGAGCAGAGCGACCCGGACCTCTTCTACGGGACGCTCGCCCGCGACACCGTCGCCCAACTGTGCGGCTACACCGACCTGGACGGCGCGCTGCTGGTCGACGTCGGCGGCGGCCCCGGCTACTTCGCCGACGCGCTGCGCGCGGCCGGGGCGCGCTGCGTGTGCGTCGACGCCGACGCCGGGGAGATGCGGCTGCGCGGCGGCGAACTCCCCGACACCGCGCTGCTGGGCAGTGCGCTGGACCTGCCGGTGCGCACCGGCTCGGTGGACGTGTGCTTCTCCTCCAACGTGCTGGAGCACGTGCCCGACCCAGCCCGGATGGCCGACGAGATGGTCAGGGTGACCCGGCCCGGCGGCCTCGTCTACCTCTCCTACACGCTGTGGCTGTCCCCCTGGGGCGGCCACGAGACCTCGCCGTGGCACTACTTCGGCGGCGACTACGCCGCCCGGCGCTTCACCCGCAGGAACGGGCGGCGGCCCAAGAACGACTACGGCTCGACGATGTTCGCGGTCTCCGCCCGCGCGATGCTCGCCTGGGCGCGCCGCCGCACCGACGTCGAGGTCGTGGAGGTCCTGCCCCGCTACCTGCCGTCCTGGCTCAAGCCCGTCGTCCGCGTCCCGGGCCTGCGCGAGGTCGTCACCTGGAACCTGCTGCTGGTACTGCGGAAGCGTTAG
- a CDS encoding acyltransferase family protein, with the protein MTSASAEHRPDPADSPVARWLPQVSGHQEALDGIRAIAALMVLVFHVAVETGVALAPGVPGALLSRGEMGVPLFFALSGLLLYRPWARAALDGADGPDVRSYLWRRGLRVLPAYWVVAVVALLLWSRNHLGSVRTWFEVLTLTFTYDFDPWWVGTGPYGLGQMWSLCVEASFYLLLPLLALLLTRYAGRGGDVGARARRLLTGLGALTAVGALALVVQFYPDPRPYLHAWLPRTLGMFAAGMALAVVSEWAWREAGPDGPVRRCCRTVAQAPGLCWGIALVVYLIASTPATGPRFVGVDGFWIALIDMVVSVLFALFVIAPVALLPRGAGTRTTAFLRHRLMRFLGKVSYGIFLWQFVVLYLWRDFTGQEIFTGSFWLDLVPVTAGTVLLAYATHRWVEEPTRRWYDAVRPKERKPGRAGIA; encoded by the coding sequence GTGACCTCAGCATCCGCAGAGCACCGCCCCGACCCCGCCGACTCCCCCGTCGCCCGGTGGCTGCCCCAGGTCAGCGGGCACCAGGAGGCGCTCGACGGCATCCGCGCGATCGCGGCGCTCATGGTGCTCGTCTTCCACGTCGCCGTGGAGACCGGCGTCGCGCTGGCCCCGGGGGTGCCGGGCGCGCTGCTGTCGCGCGGCGAGATGGGCGTTCCGCTGTTCTTCGCGCTGTCGGGGCTGCTGCTGTACCGGCCGTGGGCCCGGGCCGCGCTGGACGGCGCCGACGGCCCTGACGTGCGCTCCTACCTGTGGCGGCGCGGGCTGCGCGTCCTGCCGGCGTACTGGGTCGTGGCCGTGGTCGCGCTGCTGCTGTGGTCGCGGAACCACCTCGGCTCGGTCCGCACCTGGTTCGAGGTGCTGACGCTGACCTTCACCTACGACTTCGACCCGTGGTGGGTCGGCACCGGCCCCTACGGCCTGGGCCAGATGTGGAGCCTGTGCGTCGAGGCCAGCTTCTACCTGCTGCTCCCGCTGCTGGCGCTGCTGCTCACCCGCTACGCCGGGCGCGGCGGCGACGTCGGCGCCAGGGCGCGGCGGCTGCTGACCGGCCTGGGCGCGCTGACCGCGGTCGGCGCGCTGGCGCTGGTCGTCCAGTTCTACCCGGACCCGCGCCCTTACCTGCACGCCTGGCTGCCGCGCACGCTGGGCATGTTCGCGGCGGGCATGGCGCTGGCTGTGGTGTCGGAGTGGGCCTGGCGCGAGGCCGGCCCCGACGGCCCGGTCCGCCGCTGCTGCCGCACCGTCGCCCAGGCGCCGGGGCTGTGCTGGGGCATCGCCCTGGTCGTCTACCTGATCGCCTCGACCCCGGCCACCGGCCCCCGATTCGTGGGCGTGGACGGCTTCTGGATCGCGCTCATCGACATGGTCGTGTCGGTGCTGTTCGCCCTCTTCGTCATCGCCCCCGTGGCGCTGCTGCCCCGGGGCGCCGGAACCCGCACGACCGCCTTCCTGCGCCACCGCCTGATGCGCTTCCTCGGCAAGGTCTCCTACGGCATCTTCCTGTGGCAGTTCGTGGTCCTGTACCTGTGGCGCGACTTCACCGGCCAGGAGATCTTCACCGGCTCCTTCTGGCTCGACCTCGTCCCCGTCACGGCCGGCACCGTCCTGCTCGCCTACGCCACCCACCGCTGGGTGGAGGAACCCACGAGACGCTGGTACGACGCAGTCCGCCCCAAGGAGCGCAAACCCGGCCGAGCGGGCATCGCCTAG
- a CDS encoding DUF3068 domain-containing protein yields the protein MRRTVAVVCIALGVFCLTMAPMLRFWLASAVMKTPMDYYSETVNRGEDVTYFSAEEVESIEGATVEAYTTLRADVAASDDEVVVWDQFTWVEDIDRDFAILSTTRRAGHDRVSGEAADCCDASVNDESVAQSGQAFKFPFLTEQRDYEFFDTTSQQTLPIEYEGTETIEGMEVYRFVQVVEPTKVGERVLPKSLLEMGGEGDATTDEVYSVTRTYWIEPSTGVPVNLREEQRRVAEVDGEEQLVLFEGSLEFTDETVDNALETASQSGQITLIRTTLPITLVVVGGGLLILGVLLYVSGRPAPSRRH from the coding sequence ATGCGCCGTACCGTGGCAGTCGTCTGCATCGCGCTCGGGGTCTTCTGCCTGACAATGGCTCCGATGCTGCGGTTCTGGCTGGCCAGCGCCGTCATGAAGACCCCCATGGATTACTACTCCGAGACGGTGAACCGGGGCGAGGACGTCACCTACTTCAGCGCGGAGGAGGTCGAATCGATCGAGGGCGCGACGGTCGAGGCCTACACCACGCTGCGCGCCGACGTCGCGGCCAGCGACGACGAGGTCGTCGTCTGGGACCAGTTCACCTGGGTGGAGGACATCGACCGCGACTTCGCGATCCTGTCCACCACCCGCCGCGCCGGGCACGACCGGGTCAGCGGCGAGGCGGCCGACTGCTGCGACGCCTCCGTCAACGACGAGTCGGTCGCGCAGTCGGGGCAGGCATTCAAGTTCCCGTTCCTGACGGAGCAGCGCGACTACGAGTTCTTCGACACCACCTCCCAGCAGACGCTGCCGATCGAGTACGAGGGCACCGAGACCATCGAGGGCATGGAGGTGTACAGGTTCGTCCAGGTCGTCGAGCCCACCAAGGTCGGCGAGCGGGTGCTGCCCAAGAGCCTGCTGGAGATGGGCGGCGAGGGCGACGCCACCACCGACGAGGTCTACTCCGTCACCCGCACCTACTGGATCGAGCCGTCCACCGGGGTCCCGGTCAACCTGCGGGAGGAGCAGCGCCGGGTCGCCGAGGTCGACGGCGAGGAGCAGTTGGTGCTGTTCGAGGGCAGCCTGGAGTTCACCGACGAGACGGTCGACAACGCCCTGGAGACCGCGTCGCAGAGCGGTCAGATCACCTTGATCCGCACCACGCTCCCGATCACGCTGGTCGTGGTCGGCGGCGGCCTGCTCATCCTCGGGGTGCTCCTCTACGTCAGCGGCCGCCCGGCCCCTTCCCGGCGGCACTGA
- a CDS encoding DUF3068 domain-containing protein — translation MTAAVRRERARTGDGAAPPPRPPGSLRRNLGLLLVAAGAFLLTLAPLLRFHVHPQMAALPGDLDAVWQLEDESGSYLDTTTWETRDDVDIARRTELTGRVTPGNPDWVTWEMSVDTASSAGMIDHVDRRVIVDRSTAMAVNCCGEHVDGDRAVRQAGLVLRWPAGAEAEEYPFYDADVRAAPPMRLEAVDEVGGLAARRYVQTVEPAQVPDSAHEVPAEVMGLDRSGTVRVTRWVELVRTYWVEPVSGDLLDAAEQRRETLRTGDGGAERVALEADLSMPDHRIGANVDNAERRAGLLTLTRSTLPAAFAAFGVLLALTGLARTGTWARRGHAEEDGEGPAGSGSERD, via the coding sequence GTGACCGCGGCGGTCCGGCGCGAGCGGGCGCGCACCGGTGACGGCGCAGCGCCGCCGCCGCGGCCCCCCGGCTCGCTGCGCCGCAACCTCGGGCTGCTGCTCGTCGCGGCGGGGGCGTTCCTGCTCACCCTCGCGCCGCTGCTGCGTTTCCACGTCCACCCGCAGATGGCGGCACTGCCCGGCGACCTGGACGCGGTGTGGCAGTTGGAGGACGAGTCCGGCTCCTACCTCGACACCACCACCTGGGAGACCCGCGACGACGTCGACATCGCGCGGCGCACCGAGCTCACCGGCCGGGTCACGCCCGGCAACCCCGACTGGGTCACCTGGGAGATGTCGGTCGACACCGCGAGTTCGGCGGGCATGATCGACCACGTGGACCGGCGCGTCATCGTGGACCGCTCCACAGCGATGGCGGTGAACTGCTGCGGCGAGCACGTCGACGGCGACCGCGCGGTGCGCCAGGCCGGCCTGGTCCTGCGCTGGCCCGCCGGGGCCGAGGCCGAGGAGTACCCGTTCTACGACGCCGACGTGCGCGCCGCGCCCCCGATGCGGCTGGAGGCCGTCGACGAGGTCGGCGGTCTCGCGGCGCGCCGCTACGTCCAGACCGTCGAGCCCGCCCAGGTGCCCGACTCGGCCCACGAGGTCCCCGCCGAGGTGATGGGCCTGGACCGCTCCGGGACGGTGCGGGTCACGCGCTGGGTGGAGCTGGTGCGCACCTACTGGGTCGAGCCGGTCAGCGGCGACCTGCTCGACGCCGCCGAGCAGCGCCGCGAGACGCTGCGCACCGGCGACGGCGGGGCCGAGCGCGTCGCCCTGGAGGCCGACCTGAGCATGCCGGACCACCGGATCGGCGCCAACGTCGACAACGCCGAACGCAGGGCCGGCCTGCTGACGCTGACGCGCAGTACCCTCCCGGCCGCCTTCGCCGCGTTCGGCGTCCTGCTCGCCCTCACCGGCCTGGCCCGCACCGGGACCTGGGCCCGCCGAGGGCACGCGGAGGAGGACGGCGAGGGGCCGGCCGGAAGCGGTTCCGAAAGGGATTAG